The following are encoded in a window of Catharus ustulatus isolate bCatUst1 chromosome 12, bCatUst1.pri.v2, whole genome shotgun sequence genomic DNA:
- the C12H15orf39 gene encoding uncharacterized protein C15orf39 homolog isoform X1: MASKRYSESVNPMIFNKLPHLEPAASFLPRKISGTSSPVPHPTSENHFSYKASYFACLLQSPEGPEQPPAGWSPVPTYLHHSPGALGQPVPAEEPLLGFPLHPPESPGTQNSKDRLSQKQLMPRKKLERPRCPLPVKKPLLLKKAAPLAVPTPVYGAPASFLAPRMALLLGAQAQSLQQRPGEANWALPPATHPLHPGEPHKTSLCSDHSLVSLPSSLALPSKEQLGSSTALSHCCVTFDKYRPSPSSPASPSLDPWPKLQPPDASPVTRERSAMCYPPPHYPLSSHRAGLLYHPSAPIVGEPSALPPFGYMGSREPFLSAYLKPQAPRSYFPSPMEPYMQSTAGARLGVVLRDAEPPRDAELPRNTGYPGFAISPGDASVFHTSFPSMEPGCEQQGADSPQWRAAPRHISAFQPFCTSEKLSGGSSVLAETFPERGGSWERPRQEEEESLYPGRKNSSLAPQDIPCGGPGEGNGYEVKDPAKELIRPSPSVTPTRGLEDLRDTKALSSSPPMPVIHNVFSLAPYQEFLQRAKDSDPILVSRKHMWEHSSPQNTGDSQEPAALRDVSVVSSLRSGSDAVQSQGESCYPSILKKPKPLSQEQESQEGSPDGMGTEELPPEEMALDLSFKKRLVEAGDTQRPTGCAEGTLNGEDKEEKEAAGENVGLGEGAQPAVPEADSGGRSNFQSSVNFMFQKYKLLLSLPPSTEPPRQDGSPIAPQPSPPSSIPTLAHPASSTSSNPALPLAGPQLSIIIGPNLPQTLLLKAPSTPVVERVSVVKQVGGVTSQTPTQIPSQTPSQTPSQTPSQTSSQCFTTLHTSLCDTISGSVSRSSPELLRQWLEKAEPAEELGEMPKSLPKPKNGSKAPSPQNPSNGREIWLAFQDVAMLLTKLLCQLESFKSSCPFPYVIRAGAIFIPIHVVKEKLFPKLPGSFVDQVLQKHKVELRPTTLSEEKHLRDLELKSCTSRMLKLLALKQLGEIYPDLLNLHWHSSIQQQLGSSSETGQQPPKFKLRDWPAASQVGSPGMEALKADGKVTTTDRSRKRRH; encoded by the exons ATGGCCTCAAAACGGTACTCGGAGTCTGTGAATCCCATGATATTCAACAAGCTACCTCATCTGGAGCCCGCTGCCAGCTTCCTGCCCAGAAAAATCTCTGGCAcatccagccctgtgccccacCCCACCTCTGAAAACCATTTCAGCTACAAGGCCTCCTACTttgcctgcctgctgcagagTCCCGAGGGTCCTGAGCAGCCCCCGGCTGGCTGGAGCCCCGTGCCCACCTACCTGCACCACAGCCCTGGTGCCCTGggccagcctgtgccagctgagGAGCCACTGCTGGGCTTCCCACTGCACCCACCAGAGAGCCCAGGCACCCAGAACAGCAAGGACAGGCTGAGCCAGAAGCAGCTGATGCCCAGGAAGAAGCTGGAAAGACCCAGGTGCCCGTTGCCGGTGAAGAAGCCGCTGCTGCTGAAGAAGGCAGCCCCCCTAGCAGTCCCCACACCGGTGtacggagcccccgcctccttCCTGGCTCCCAGGATGGCTCTGCTACTGGGAGCACAAGCACAGAGCCTCCAGCAGCGACCAGGGGAGGCAAACTGGGCCCTGCCCCCTGCCACTCACCCTCTGCACCCTGGTGAGCCCCACAAGACTAGTCTCTGCTCTGACCACAGCCTTGTGTCGCtgccatccagcctggccctgccttccaaggagcagctgggctcCTCCACTGCCTTATCCCACTGCTGTGTCACCTTTGATAAGTACAGGCCAtcccccagcagcccagcatcccccagctTGGACCCCTGGCCCAAGCTCCAGCCCCCTGATGCCAGCCCAGTGACCCGGGAGAGGTCAGCAATGTGCTACCCACCCCCCCATTACCCGCTGTCATCTCACAGAGCTGGCCTCCTCTACCACCCCTCAGCTCCCATTGTGGGGGAGCCCAGTGCCCTGCCTCCCTTTGGCTAcatgggaagcagggagccCTTTCTGAGCGCCTACCTCAAGCCCCAAGCCCCCAGGAGTTACTTTCCCAGCCCCATGGAGCCCTACATGCAGAGCACAGcgggtgccaggctgggggtggTGCTGAGAGATGCTGAGCcacccagggatgctgagctgccCAGGAACACGGGATACCCAGGGTTTGCCATCAGCCCGGGCGATGCATCTGTGTTTCACACCTCCTTTCCCAGCATGGAGCCGGGGTGTGAGCAGCAGGGGGCAGACAGTCCGCAGTGGAGAGCAGCACCGAGACACATCAGCGCTTTCCAGCCTTTCTGCACCTCAGAGAAGCTTTCTGGGGGCTCCAGTGTGCTCGCTGAGACATTTCCTGAGAGAGGAGGAAGCTGGGAGAGACCCAGGCAAGAGGAGGAGGAGTCCCTGTACCCAGGGAGGAAGAACAGCAGCCTGGCCCCTCAGGATATCCCCTGTGGGGGACCAGGGGAAGGAAATGGCTACGAGGTCAAGGATCCAGCCAAGGAGCTCATCCGCCCTTCTCCCTCCGTTACCCCCACCAGGGGGCTGGAAGACCTGAGGGACACCAAGGCTTTGTCATCCTCCCCACCCATGCCTGTGATCCACAACGTCTTCAGCCTGGCACCCTACCAGGAGTTCCTGCAGAGGGCCAAGGACTCAGACCCCATCCTGGTCTCCAGGAAGCATATGTGGGAGCACTcctcaccccaaaacacaggTGACAGCCAGGAGCCTGCTGCCCTCAGAGACGTCTCGGTGGTGTCCAGCCTGAGGTCAGGCAGTGATGCAGTGCAGAGCCAAGGGGAAAGCTGTTACCCAAGCATCCTTAAAAAGCCAAAGCCTCTGTCCCAAGAGCAGGAGTCTCAGGAGGGCAGCCCTGATGGGATGGGCACTGAGGAGCTGCCCCCTGAGGAGATGGCGCTGGATCTTAGCTTCAAGAAGAGATTGGTGGaagctggggacacccagagacCCACTGGGTGTGCAGAGGGGACACTGAACGGAGAGGataaggaggagaaagaagctGCAGGGGAGAACGTGGGGTTGGGAGAGGGtgcacagcctgcagtgcctgagGCGGACTCTGGCGGCAGGAGCAACTTCCAGAGCTCAGTCAACTTCATGTTCCAAAAATAcaagctcctgctctccctcccacccagcactgagccccCCCGGCAGGATGGCAGCCCCATagccccccagcccagcccccccagcagcatccccacgCTGGCTCACCCAGCCTCCTCCACATCCAGCAACCCCGCATTGCCACTGGCTGGCCCCCAGCTCAGCATCATCATTGGTCCAAACCTTCCCCAGACCCTGCTTCTCAAAGCCCCCTCCACCCCAGTGGTGGAGAGGGTCTCAGTGGTCAAGCAGGTTGGTGGTGTCACCTCGCAGACCCCCACACAGATCCCCTCACAAACCCCCTCACAAACCCCCTCACAAACCCCCTCACAGACCTCCTCgcagtgcttcaccaccctgCACACTTCGCTCTGTGACACGATTTCGGGCTCCGTGTCCCGCTCCTCTCCGGAGCTCCTGCGACAGTGGCTGGAGAAGGCTGAGCCAGCAGAAGAGCTGGGAGAGATGCCCAAATCCCTGCCCAAGCCCAAAAATGGCTCCAAGGCTCCCAGTCCTCAGAATCCCAGCAACGGCAGGGAGATCTGGCTGGCTTTCCAGGACGTGGCCATGCTTCTCACCAaactgctctgccagctggAGAGCTTCAAGTCCTCTTGCCCTTTCCCCTACGTCATCCGGGCAGGAGCCATCTTCATCCCCATACACGTGGTGAAGGAGAAGCTCTTCCCAAAGCTGCCAGGGAGCTTCGTGGACCAAGTGCTGCAGAAGCACAAGGTGGAGCTTCGTCCCACCACCCTCTCAGAGGAGAAGCACCTGAGGGACCTGGAGCTGAAGAGCTGCACCTCCCGCATGCTGAAGCTCCTGGCGCTCAAGCAGCTTGGTGAAATATACCCCGACCTGCTCAACCTccactggcacagctccatccagcagcagctcg GTTCAAGCTCAGAGACTGGCCAGCAGCCTCCCAA GTTCAAGCTCAGAGACTGGCCAGCAGCCTCCCAAGTAG gtAGCCCTGGCATGGAGGCACTGAAAGCTGATGGCAAAGTGACTACCACAGACAGATCAAGGAAAAGGAGGCACTGA
- the C12H15orf39 gene encoding uncharacterized protein C15orf39 homolog isoform X2 → MASKRYSESVNPMIFNKLPHLEPAASFLPRKISGTSSPVPHPTSENHFSYKASYFACLLQSPEGPEQPPAGWSPVPTYLHHSPGALGQPVPAEEPLLGFPLHPPESPGTQNSKDRLSQKQLMPRKKLERPRCPLPVKKPLLLKKAAPLAVPTPVYGAPASFLAPRMALLLGAQAQSLQQRPGEANWALPPATHPLHPGEPHKTSLCSDHSLVSLPSSLALPSKEQLGSSTALSHCCVTFDKYRPSPSSPASPSLDPWPKLQPPDASPVTRERSAMCYPPPHYPLSSHRAGLLYHPSAPIVGEPSALPPFGYMGSREPFLSAYLKPQAPRSYFPSPMEPYMQSTAGARLGVVLRDAEPPRDAELPRNTGYPGFAISPGDASVFHTSFPSMEPGCEQQGADSPQWRAAPRHISAFQPFCTSEKLSGGSSVLAETFPERGGSWERPRQEEEESLYPGRKNSSLAPQDIPCGGPGEGNGYEVKDPAKELIRPSPSVTPTRGLEDLRDTKALSSSPPMPVIHNVFSLAPYQEFLQRAKDSDPILVSRKHMWEHSSPQNTGDSQEPAALRDVSVVSSLRSGSDAVQSQGESCYPSILKKPKPLSQEQESQEGSPDGMGTEELPPEEMALDLSFKKRLVEAGDTQRPTGCAEGTLNGEDKEEKEAAGENVGLGEGAQPAVPEADSGGRSNFQSSVNFMFQKYKLLLSLPPSTEPPRQDGSPIAPQPSPPSSIPTLAHPASSTSSNPALPLAGPQLSIIIGPNLPQTLLLKAPSTPVVERVSVVKQVGGVTSQTPTQIPSQTPSQTPSQTPSQTSSQCFTTLHTSLCDTISGSVSRSSPELLRQWLEKAEPAEELGEMPKSLPKPKNGSKAPSPQNPSNGREIWLAFQDVAMLLTKLLCQLESFKSSCPFPYVIRAGAIFIPIHVVKEKLFPKLPGSFVDQVLQKHKVELRPTTLSEEKHLRDLELKSCTSRMLKLLALKQLGEIYPDLLNLHWHSSIQQQLGSSSETGQQPPKFKLRDWPAASQVALAWRH, encoded by the exons ATGGCCTCAAAACGGTACTCGGAGTCTGTGAATCCCATGATATTCAACAAGCTACCTCATCTGGAGCCCGCTGCCAGCTTCCTGCCCAGAAAAATCTCTGGCAcatccagccctgtgccccacCCCACCTCTGAAAACCATTTCAGCTACAAGGCCTCCTACTttgcctgcctgctgcagagTCCCGAGGGTCCTGAGCAGCCCCCGGCTGGCTGGAGCCCCGTGCCCACCTACCTGCACCACAGCCCTGGTGCCCTGggccagcctgtgccagctgagGAGCCACTGCTGGGCTTCCCACTGCACCCACCAGAGAGCCCAGGCACCCAGAACAGCAAGGACAGGCTGAGCCAGAAGCAGCTGATGCCCAGGAAGAAGCTGGAAAGACCCAGGTGCCCGTTGCCGGTGAAGAAGCCGCTGCTGCTGAAGAAGGCAGCCCCCCTAGCAGTCCCCACACCGGTGtacggagcccccgcctccttCCTGGCTCCCAGGATGGCTCTGCTACTGGGAGCACAAGCACAGAGCCTCCAGCAGCGACCAGGGGAGGCAAACTGGGCCCTGCCCCCTGCCACTCACCCTCTGCACCCTGGTGAGCCCCACAAGACTAGTCTCTGCTCTGACCACAGCCTTGTGTCGCtgccatccagcctggccctgccttccaaggagcagctgggctcCTCCACTGCCTTATCCCACTGCTGTGTCACCTTTGATAAGTACAGGCCAtcccccagcagcccagcatcccccagctTGGACCCCTGGCCCAAGCTCCAGCCCCCTGATGCCAGCCCAGTGACCCGGGAGAGGTCAGCAATGTGCTACCCACCCCCCCATTACCCGCTGTCATCTCACAGAGCTGGCCTCCTCTACCACCCCTCAGCTCCCATTGTGGGGGAGCCCAGTGCCCTGCCTCCCTTTGGCTAcatgggaagcagggagccCTTTCTGAGCGCCTACCTCAAGCCCCAAGCCCCCAGGAGTTACTTTCCCAGCCCCATGGAGCCCTACATGCAGAGCACAGcgggtgccaggctgggggtggTGCTGAGAGATGCTGAGCcacccagggatgctgagctgccCAGGAACACGGGATACCCAGGGTTTGCCATCAGCCCGGGCGATGCATCTGTGTTTCACACCTCCTTTCCCAGCATGGAGCCGGGGTGTGAGCAGCAGGGGGCAGACAGTCCGCAGTGGAGAGCAGCACCGAGACACATCAGCGCTTTCCAGCCTTTCTGCACCTCAGAGAAGCTTTCTGGGGGCTCCAGTGTGCTCGCTGAGACATTTCCTGAGAGAGGAGGAAGCTGGGAGAGACCCAGGCAAGAGGAGGAGGAGTCCCTGTACCCAGGGAGGAAGAACAGCAGCCTGGCCCCTCAGGATATCCCCTGTGGGGGACCAGGGGAAGGAAATGGCTACGAGGTCAAGGATCCAGCCAAGGAGCTCATCCGCCCTTCTCCCTCCGTTACCCCCACCAGGGGGCTGGAAGACCTGAGGGACACCAAGGCTTTGTCATCCTCCCCACCCATGCCTGTGATCCACAACGTCTTCAGCCTGGCACCCTACCAGGAGTTCCTGCAGAGGGCCAAGGACTCAGACCCCATCCTGGTCTCCAGGAAGCATATGTGGGAGCACTcctcaccccaaaacacaggTGACAGCCAGGAGCCTGCTGCCCTCAGAGACGTCTCGGTGGTGTCCAGCCTGAGGTCAGGCAGTGATGCAGTGCAGAGCCAAGGGGAAAGCTGTTACCCAAGCATCCTTAAAAAGCCAAAGCCTCTGTCCCAAGAGCAGGAGTCTCAGGAGGGCAGCCCTGATGGGATGGGCACTGAGGAGCTGCCCCCTGAGGAGATGGCGCTGGATCTTAGCTTCAAGAAGAGATTGGTGGaagctggggacacccagagacCCACTGGGTGTGCAGAGGGGACACTGAACGGAGAGGataaggaggagaaagaagctGCAGGGGAGAACGTGGGGTTGGGAGAGGGtgcacagcctgcagtgcctgagGCGGACTCTGGCGGCAGGAGCAACTTCCAGAGCTCAGTCAACTTCATGTTCCAAAAATAcaagctcctgctctccctcccacccagcactgagccccCCCGGCAGGATGGCAGCCCCATagccccccagcccagcccccccagcagcatccccacgCTGGCTCACCCAGCCTCCTCCACATCCAGCAACCCCGCATTGCCACTGGCTGGCCCCCAGCTCAGCATCATCATTGGTCCAAACCTTCCCCAGACCCTGCTTCTCAAAGCCCCCTCCACCCCAGTGGTGGAGAGGGTCTCAGTGGTCAAGCAGGTTGGTGGTGTCACCTCGCAGACCCCCACACAGATCCCCTCACAAACCCCCTCACAAACCCCCTCACAAACCCCCTCACAGACCTCCTCgcagtgcttcaccaccctgCACACTTCGCTCTGTGACACGATTTCGGGCTCCGTGTCCCGCTCCTCTCCGGAGCTCCTGCGACAGTGGCTGGAGAAGGCTGAGCCAGCAGAAGAGCTGGGAGAGATGCCCAAATCCCTGCCCAAGCCCAAAAATGGCTCCAAGGCTCCCAGTCCTCAGAATCCCAGCAACGGCAGGGAGATCTGGCTGGCTTTCCAGGACGTGGCCATGCTTCTCACCAaactgctctgccagctggAGAGCTTCAAGTCCTCTTGCCCTTTCCCCTACGTCATCCGGGCAGGAGCCATCTTCATCCCCATACACGTGGTGAAGGAGAAGCTCTTCCCAAAGCTGCCAGGGAGCTTCGTGGACCAAGTGCTGCAGAAGCACAAGGTGGAGCTTCGTCCCACCACCCTCTCAGAGGAGAAGCACCTGAGGGACCTGGAGCTGAAGAGCTGCACCTCCCGCATGCTGAAGCTCCTGGCGCTCAAGCAGCTTGGTGAAATATACCCCGACCTGCTCAACCTccactggcacagctccatccagcagcagctcg GTTCAAGCTCAGAGACTGGCCAGCAGCCTCCCAA GTTCAAGCTCAGAGACTGGCCAGCAGCCTCCCAA gtAGCCCTGGCATGGAGGCACTGA
- the C12H15orf39 gene encoding uncharacterized protein C15orf39 homolog isoform X3 — MASKRYSESVNPMIFNKLPHLEPAASFLPRKISGTSSPVPHPTSENHFSYKASYFACLLQSPEGPEQPPAGWSPVPTYLHHSPGALGQPVPAEEPLLGFPLHPPESPGTQNSKDRLSQKQLMPRKKLERPRCPLPVKKPLLLKKAAPLAVPTPVYGAPASFLAPRMALLLGAQAQSLQQRPGEANWALPPATHPLHPGEPHKTSLCSDHSLVSLPSSLALPSKEQLGSSTALSHCCVTFDKYRPSPSSPASPSLDPWPKLQPPDASPVTRERSAMCYPPPHYPLSSHRAGLLYHPSAPIVGEPSALPPFGYMGSREPFLSAYLKPQAPRSYFPSPMEPYMQSTAGARLGVVLRDAEPPRDAELPRNTGYPGFAISPGDASVFHTSFPSMEPGCEQQGADSPQWRAAPRHISAFQPFCTSEKLSGGSSVLAETFPERGGSWERPRQEEEESLYPGRKNSSLAPQDIPCGGPGEGNGYEVKDPAKELIRPSPSVTPTRGLEDLRDTKALSSSPPMPVIHNVFSLAPYQEFLQRAKDSDPILVSRKHMWEHSSPQNTGDSQEPAALRDVSVVSSLRSGSDAVQSQGESCYPSILKKPKPLSQEQESQEGSPDGMGTEELPPEEMALDLSFKKRLVEAGDTQRPTGCAEGTLNGEDKEEKEAAGENVGLGEGAQPAVPEADSGGRSNFQSSVNFMFQKYKLLLSLPPSTEPPRQDGSPIAPQPSPPSSIPTLAHPASSTSSNPALPLAGPQLSIIIGPNLPQTLLLKAPSTPVVERVSVVKQVGGVTSQTPTQIPSQTPSQTPSQTPSQTSSQCFTTLHTSLCDTISGSVSRSSPELLRQWLEKAEPAEELGEMPKSLPKPKNGSKAPSPQNPSNGREIWLAFQDVAMLLTKLLCQLESFKSSCPFPYVIRAGAIFIPIHVVKEKLFPKLPGSFVDQVLQKHKVELRPTTLSEEKHLRDLELKSCTSRMLKLLALKQLGEIYPDLLNLHWHSSIQQQLGSSSETGQQPPK; from the exons ATGGCCTCAAAACGGTACTCGGAGTCTGTGAATCCCATGATATTCAACAAGCTACCTCATCTGGAGCCCGCTGCCAGCTTCCTGCCCAGAAAAATCTCTGGCAcatccagccctgtgccccacCCCACCTCTGAAAACCATTTCAGCTACAAGGCCTCCTACTttgcctgcctgctgcagagTCCCGAGGGTCCTGAGCAGCCCCCGGCTGGCTGGAGCCCCGTGCCCACCTACCTGCACCACAGCCCTGGTGCCCTGggccagcctgtgccagctgagGAGCCACTGCTGGGCTTCCCACTGCACCCACCAGAGAGCCCAGGCACCCAGAACAGCAAGGACAGGCTGAGCCAGAAGCAGCTGATGCCCAGGAAGAAGCTGGAAAGACCCAGGTGCCCGTTGCCGGTGAAGAAGCCGCTGCTGCTGAAGAAGGCAGCCCCCCTAGCAGTCCCCACACCGGTGtacggagcccccgcctccttCCTGGCTCCCAGGATGGCTCTGCTACTGGGAGCACAAGCACAGAGCCTCCAGCAGCGACCAGGGGAGGCAAACTGGGCCCTGCCCCCTGCCACTCACCCTCTGCACCCTGGTGAGCCCCACAAGACTAGTCTCTGCTCTGACCACAGCCTTGTGTCGCtgccatccagcctggccctgccttccaaggagcagctgggctcCTCCACTGCCTTATCCCACTGCTGTGTCACCTTTGATAAGTACAGGCCAtcccccagcagcccagcatcccccagctTGGACCCCTGGCCCAAGCTCCAGCCCCCTGATGCCAGCCCAGTGACCCGGGAGAGGTCAGCAATGTGCTACCCACCCCCCCATTACCCGCTGTCATCTCACAGAGCTGGCCTCCTCTACCACCCCTCAGCTCCCATTGTGGGGGAGCCCAGTGCCCTGCCTCCCTTTGGCTAcatgggaagcagggagccCTTTCTGAGCGCCTACCTCAAGCCCCAAGCCCCCAGGAGTTACTTTCCCAGCCCCATGGAGCCCTACATGCAGAGCACAGcgggtgccaggctgggggtggTGCTGAGAGATGCTGAGCcacccagggatgctgagctgccCAGGAACACGGGATACCCAGGGTTTGCCATCAGCCCGGGCGATGCATCTGTGTTTCACACCTCCTTTCCCAGCATGGAGCCGGGGTGTGAGCAGCAGGGGGCAGACAGTCCGCAGTGGAGAGCAGCACCGAGACACATCAGCGCTTTCCAGCCTTTCTGCACCTCAGAGAAGCTTTCTGGGGGCTCCAGTGTGCTCGCTGAGACATTTCCTGAGAGAGGAGGAAGCTGGGAGAGACCCAGGCAAGAGGAGGAGGAGTCCCTGTACCCAGGGAGGAAGAACAGCAGCCTGGCCCCTCAGGATATCCCCTGTGGGGGACCAGGGGAAGGAAATGGCTACGAGGTCAAGGATCCAGCCAAGGAGCTCATCCGCCCTTCTCCCTCCGTTACCCCCACCAGGGGGCTGGAAGACCTGAGGGACACCAAGGCTTTGTCATCCTCCCCACCCATGCCTGTGATCCACAACGTCTTCAGCCTGGCACCCTACCAGGAGTTCCTGCAGAGGGCCAAGGACTCAGACCCCATCCTGGTCTCCAGGAAGCATATGTGGGAGCACTcctcaccccaaaacacaggTGACAGCCAGGAGCCTGCTGCCCTCAGAGACGTCTCGGTGGTGTCCAGCCTGAGGTCAGGCAGTGATGCAGTGCAGAGCCAAGGGGAAAGCTGTTACCCAAGCATCCTTAAAAAGCCAAAGCCTCTGTCCCAAGAGCAGGAGTCTCAGGAGGGCAGCCCTGATGGGATGGGCACTGAGGAGCTGCCCCCTGAGGAGATGGCGCTGGATCTTAGCTTCAAGAAGAGATTGGTGGaagctggggacacccagagacCCACTGGGTGTGCAGAGGGGACACTGAACGGAGAGGataaggaggagaaagaagctGCAGGGGAGAACGTGGGGTTGGGAGAGGGtgcacagcctgcagtgcctgagGCGGACTCTGGCGGCAGGAGCAACTTCCAGAGCTCAGTCAACTTCATGTTCCAAAAATAcaagctcctgctctccctcccacccagcactgagccccCCCGGCAGGATGGCAGCCCCATagccccccagcccagcccccccagcagcatccccacgCTGGCTCACCCAGCCTCCTCCACATCCAGCAACCCCGCATTGCCACTGGCTGGCCCCCAGCTCAGCATCATCATTGGTCCAAACCTTCCCCAGACCCTGCTTCTCAAAGCCCCCTCCACCCCAGTGGTGGAGAGGGTCTCAGTGGTCAAGCAGGTTGGTGGTGTCACCTCGCAGACCCCCACACAGATCCCCTCACAAACCCCCTCACAAACCCCCTCACAAACCCCCTCACAGACCTCCTCgcagtgcttcaccaccctgCACACTTCGCTCTGTGACACGATTTCGGGCTCCGTGTCCCGCTCCTCTCCGGAGCTCCTGCGACAGTGGCTGGAGAAGGCTGAGCCAGCAGAAGAGCTGGGAGAGATGCCCAAATCCCTGCCCAAGCCCAAAAATGGCTCCAAGGCTCCCAGTCCTCAGAATCCCAGCAACGGCAGGGAGATCTGGCTGGCTTTCCAGGACGTGGCCATGCTTCTCACCAaactgctctgccagctggAGAGCTTCAAGTCCTCTTGCCCTTTCCCCTACGTCATCCGGGCAGGAGCCATCTTCATCCCCATACACGTGGTGAAGGAGAAGCTCTTCCCAAAGCTGCCAGGGAGCTTCGTGGACCAAGTGCTGCAGAAGCACAAGGTGGAGCTTCGTCCCACCACCCTCTCAGAGGAGAAGCACCTGAGGGACCTGGAGCTGAAGAGCTGCACCTCCCGCATGCTGAAGCTCCTGGCGCTCAAGCAGCTTGGTGAAATATACCCCGACCTGCTCAACCTccactggcacagctccatccagcagcagctcg GTTCAAGCTCAGAGACTGGCCAGCAGCCTCCCAA gtAG